The following proteins are co-located in the Pontiella desulfatans genome:
- a CDS encoding alpha-L-fucosidase, whose translation MKLTMTMLALATTTAVWAEDKPKFVNTVESLQQYECADWFRDAKFGIYLHWGAYSVAEQGEWYARNLYIEGRPEYEHHLKTYGHPSEFGYADFIPMWKAENFDPDALLALFKRSGAKYFTPCAVHHDNFDLWDSKYHVWNSVKKGPKKDLIQMWKDATHKAGLRFGVTTHLSRSYSWLNTANQSDTEGPKKGVPYDGAQGKAKGLYPSNDGQSTHPRAPFDAPQEWRDNWAKRIKQLIDDYEPDHLYYDCAVPFRGEDAGATGMDVIAHFYNNRPEGVMCIKERPWQGLYADGIATLDYERGKAASILEQPWQTDDSIGSWGYKAGTPYMTPDLVVDKLIDIVSKNGNMLLNIPIKADGTLDAEATELLNKVGDWFDVNGEAIYGTRPWYMFGEGHNEIGHKDLESPMTAKDFRYTTKGDTLYAFVLDWHNAKKKPVVLPNLTAMNTRITEVVSVEMLGHEGDLKWENHADGLQVWFPNEKPCDYAYALKIGFKK comes from the coding sequence ATGAAATTAACAATGACAATGCTGGCGCTTGCCACCACTACTGCGGTGTGGGCAGAAGATAAACCGAAATTTGTAAATACCGTCGAATCGCTGCAGCAGTATGAATGCGCCGACTGGTTCCGTGATGCCAAGTTCGGCATTTATCTGCACTGGGGCGCCTATTCCGTTGCCGAACAGGGCGAATGGTATGCCCGTAATCTCTATATTGAAGGTCGCCCTGAATATGAGCACCATCTGAAGACCTACGGTCACCCTTCTGAATTCGGCTACGCCGATTTCATCCCGATGTGGAAAGCCGAAAACTTTGATCCCGATGCGCTGTTGGCTCTGTTTAAGCGGTCAGGAGCTAAATATTTCACCCCCTGCGCGGTGCACCACGATAACTTTGACCTCTGGGACTCGAAGTATCATGTATGGAATTCGGTCAAAAAAGGTCCGAAAAAAGACCTGATTCAGATGTGGAAAGATGCCACGCACAAAGCCGGTCTCCGTTTCGGGGTCACCACCCACCTCTCCCGCTCCTACAGCTGGCTGAATACGGCAAACCAGTCGGACACAGAAGGACCCAAAAAAGGCGTTCCGTATGATGGAGCCCAGGGCAAAGCCAAAGGCCTTTATCCGTCCAATGACGGACAGAGCACCCACCCGCGTGCCCCGTTCGATGCTCCACAGGAGTGGCGCGACAACTGGGCCAAGCGCATTAAACAGCTGATCGATGACTATGAACCGGATCATCTTTATTATGACTGTGCCGTTCCCTTCCGCGGTGAAGACGCCGGAGCAACCGGCATGGATGTCATTGCTCATTTTTATAATAACCGGCCGGAAGGCGTCATGTGCATCAAAGAGCGTCCATGGCAGGGACTCTATGCCGACGGCATTGCCACCCTCGACTATGAGCGCGGTAAAGCCGCAAGCATTCTCGAACAGCCCTGGCAGACCGATGATTCCATCGGGTCCTGGGGCTATAAAGCAGGCACCCCTTATATGACACCCGACCTCGTCGTCGACAAGCTGATCGATATCGTTTCCAAAAACGGAAATATGCTGCTGAATATTCCGATTAAAGCCGATGGCACATTGGATGCAGAAGCCACCGAACTGCTGAACAAGGTCGGCGATTGGTTTGATGTCAACGGCGAAGCGATCTACGGCACCCGTCCCTGGTATATGTTCGGCGAAGGGCATAATGAAATCGGACACAAAGACCTGGAATCACCGATGACTGCCAAAGATTTCCGCTATACCACGAAAGGCGATACCCTTTATGCCTTTGTTTTGGATTGGCACAACGCGAAGAAAAAACCGGTTGTACTTCCAAACCTTACCGCCATGAATACCCGGATAACCGAAGTGGTTTCCGTTGAAATGCTCGGGCATGAAGGCGATCTGAAATGGGAAAATCATGCCGATGGGCTCCAGGTCTGGTTCCCCAATGAAAAACCGTGTGACTATGCTTATGCCTTGAAAATCGGGTTCAAAAAATAG
- a CDS encoding sulfatase-like hydrolase/transferase, giving the protein MFKHLLIAAVAAASICAVAETEKPNILFIFADDLSYETIGAFDILDIDTPHLDSLVEAGTTFTHAYNMGAYNGAVCVASRAMLNTGRFVWGTYQHDTGPKMKAEVEGGRMWSQLMNKAGYRTYMTGKWHVKAQPSDIFDVAANDRPGMPRDFWRQGSADGIKPKHYGYFRPVDEEDYKNGWKPWDTSNGGFWEGGKHWSEVVADDALDFIADAKEHEEPFFMYVAFNAAHDPRQAPKEYIDRYPLDRIKLPENFVPAYKYQDEIGCGKSLRDAALAPFPRTEFAVKVHRQEYFALITHMDDQIGRILQALEESGKADNTYIVFTADHGLAVGRHGLIGKQNMYDHSVRVPFMVVGPNIDKGTENTNPIYLQDIMPTSLELAGAPIPDYVEFKSLKALLEGKKAEHYDSIYGAYKNQQRMIQKGDWKYIAYPTCDGERLYNIKSDPFEMKDLSTNPEYAAKMKELRSGLLALSTDLNDPLDYNDPVTSWKKAAPSKSKKAAH; this is encoded by the coding sequence ATGTTTAAACACCTGTTGATTGCCGCAGTGGCCGCCGCAAGTATCTGCGCCGTGGCTGAAACCGAAAAACCCAACATCCTGTTTATTTTTGCCGATGACCTCTCCTATGAAACGATCGGTGCTTTCGACATACTCGACATTGACACCCCCCATTTGGACAGCCTGGTTGAGGCCGGCACCACCTTCACGCATGCCTACAACATGGGCGCCTACAACGGGGCCGTCTGTGTGGCCAGCCGTGCCATGCTCAACACCGGCCGTTTCGTCTGGGGCACCTATCAGCACGACACCGGCCCGAAAATGAAAGCAGAAGTCGAAGGCGGTCGCATGTGGTCGCAGCTGATGAATAAAGCCGGCTACCGCACCTATATGACCGGTAAGTGGCATGTTAAAGCCCAGCCTTCGGACATTTTCGATGTAGCGGCCAATGACCGCCCCGGCATGCCGAGAGACTTCTGGCGTCAGGGATCCGCCGATGGGATCAAGCCAAAGCATTACGGATACTTCCGTCCGGTGGATGAAGAGGATTATAAAAACGGCTGGAAACCCTGGGATACCTCGAACGGCGGCTTCTGGGAAGGCGGAAAACACTGGAGCGAAGTGGTGGCTGATGATGCACTCGATTTCATTGCCGATGCAAAAGAACACGAAGAACCCTTCTTTATGTATGTCGCATTCAACGCAGCCCACGATCCGCGGCAGGCTCCGAAAGAATATATTGATCGCTACCCACTTGATCGCATTAAGTTGCCGGAAAACTTTGTTCCGGCCTATAAATACCAGGATGAAATCGGCTGTGGAAAAAGTCTGCGCGATGCGGCCCTCGCCCCCTTCCCGCGCACCGAGTTCGCTGTAAAAGTACATCGTCAGGAATATTTTGCCCTCATCACACACATGGATGACCAGATCGGTCGCATTCTCCAAGCCCTGGAAGAATCAGGAAAAGCCGACAATACCTATATCGTTTTTACCGCCGACCATGGACTGGCCGTTGGACGACACGGGCTGATCGGCAAACAGAATATGTATGATCACAGTGTCCGCGTTCCATTCATGGTCGTTGGTCCGAATATTGACAAAGGGACCGAAAATACAAATCCGATCTACCTCCAGGATATCATGCCGACCAGCTTGGAGCTGGCCGGTGCGCCGATTCCCGATTATGTCGAATTCAAAAGTCTGAAAGCGCTGCTTGAAGGTAAAAAAGCGGAGCACTATGACTCCATTTACGGTGCCTATAAAAATCAGCAGCGTATGATTCAGAAAGGCGACTGGAAATATATCGCCTATCCCACCTGCGATGGTGAACGTCTCTACAACATTAAATCAGACCCCTTCGAAATGAAGGATCTATCCACGAATCCTGAATATGCCGCCAAAATGAAGGAGCTGCGGTCCGGACTTCTTGCCCTCAGTACCGACCTGAACGACCCGCTCGACTACAACGATCCGGTCACCAGCTGGAAAAAAGCAGCGCCTTCAAAATCAAAAAAAGCGGCTCATTGA
- a CDS encoding ArdC family protein — protein MSAKINEMVVQRLIDRINETGELPWKKPWTSVSTMPRNLVSKKNYRGVNVFLLHMMGFSSPWFLSLKQVNALGGRIRKHEKGNVVTFFKIIEKDDDTADDGKRSFAMLRYYKVWNAAEQCEGLDGKVPEVEVPKRVHTPISEVEAVVANMPCPPHIVHGRRQAASYCPPTDTVSMPSPETFVSGESYFSALLHECVHATGSAKRLARKAIMEPNRFGSDPYAKEELVAELGAAFLCGHCGILPKTEENSTAYLKGWLARLKADPSMLITAGSQAQKAYDYVLGNLEEKAMAAQPVADGMVAERKAA, from the coding sequence ATGAGCGCTAAGATTAACGAAATGGTCGTGCAGCGTTTGATCGACCGCATCAATGAAACGGGCGAGTTGCCCTGGAAGAAGCCGTGGACATCGGTATCGACGATGCCACGGAACCTGGTGAGTAAGAAAAACTACCGGGGCGTGAACGTGTTCCTGTTGCACATGATGGGGTTCAGCTCACCTTGGTTTTTGTCGCTGAAGCAGGTCAACGCACTCGGTGGTCGGATCCGTAAGCATGAAAAAGGCAATGTTGTCACATTCTTCAAGATTATTGAGAAGGACGATGACACGGCTGATGACGGTAAACGGTCATTCGCAATGTTGAGGTATTACAAGGTTTGGAATGCAGCGGAGCAGTGCGAAGGGCTCGACGGCAAGGTACCTGAAGTGGAAGTGCCGAAGCGGGTACATACGCCGATTTCCGAGGTGGAAGCGGTGGTCGCGAATATGCCGTGTCCTCCGCACATTGTACATGGCCGGAGGCAGGCGGCATCGTACTGCCCGCCGACCGATACGGTCAGTATGCCGTCACCGGAAACATTCGTTAGTGGAGAAAGCTATTTTTCAGCTCTCCTGCACGAATGTGTTCATGCGACCGGCTCTGCGAAGCGATTGGCCCGCAAGGCCATCATGGAGCCCAATCGGTTCGGCAGTGATCCGTATGCCAAGGAAGAGCTTGTTGCCGAACTCGGCGCGGCGTTCCTCTGTGGCCACTGCGGCATTCTGCCGAAGACCGAAGAGAACTCCACTGCCTACCTGAAGGGCTGGCTGGCTCGGTTGAAAGCCGATCCATCCATGCTGATCACCGCCGGTAGTCAGGCACAGAAAGCCTATGACTATGTCCTTGGCAATCTCGAGGAAAAGGCTATGGCAGCTCAACCGGTTGCAGACGGCATGGTGGCCGAAAGGAAGGCGGCTTAA
- a CDS encoding JAB domain-containing protein: MVLRLETELMVRESEIDGTLITSPEHVENCLGELKSAAQECFCLLAINAKQRLIEKHIVSLGTLTSALVHPREVFRCLLMCSAASVILVHNHPSGDPAPSAEDIKITRQLVSAGEIMGIKVLDHVILGETALSLREAGLVKF, translated from the coding sequence ATGGTCCTACGACTGGAAACTGAACTGATGGTTCGTGAATCGGAGATAGACGGTACGCTGATTACATCACCGGAACATGTGGAGAATTGCCTGGGGGAACTGAAGAGCGCTGCCCAGGAATGCTTCTGCCTTTTGGCCATCAACGCGAAGCAGCGGCTCATTGAGAAGCATATCGTTTCGCTGGGCACATTGACCTCTGCACTCGTACATCCAAGAGAGGTGTTCCGATGTCTGCTAATGTGCAGCGCGGCGTCCGTGATCCTGGTCCACAACCACCCGTCTGGAGATCCAGCTCCGAGCGCCGAGGACATCAAGATTACCAGGCAGCTGGTGAGTGCCGGGGAGATTATGGGGATCAAAGTTTTGGATCATGTGATCCTAGGCGAGACCGCGCTGTCCCTGCGTGAAGCAGGTCTCGTAAAGTTCTAG
- a CDS encoding PD-(D/E)XK nuclease family protein, whose protein sequence is MKLEELRKRPHWSYSSLQSLLFICSLAWKFQKVDKLKPSHTPVSLAYGSCYHRVLTTMYNGIMKGSPLSVDDVAELFTSDWRSTVGKENVRYGKLDADGIEEQGRKLVRLAYDHVDPDEEVISISEVFAVPVRYNGRFMSKPLVGEFDLVIRGKDGAPVVVDWKTSATRWAKNRAGKSLQATAYSYAYSMKHGENVGVRFDVAVKNVRPVFEQHSTMRGTGDWNLLSKLVAKADAIVEHGLHYANLDSFGCSGCPYAGACAEWCRSAEEPAVMAA, encoded by the coding sequence ATGAAGTTGGAAGAGTTAAGAAAACGCCCGCATTGGAGCTACAGCAGTTTGCAGTCCTTGTTGTTTATCTGTTCGTTGGCCTGGAAATTCCAGAAGGTGGATAAACTGAAACCCAGCCATACTCCGGTCAGCCTTGCGTATGGAAGCTGTTATCATAGGGTGTTGACGACGATGTATAACGGTATAATGAAAGGTTCGCCGTTGTCGGTAGATGACGTGGCCGAGCTCTTTACCAGTGACTGGCGCAGTACGGTGGGTAAGGAGAATGTCCGGTATGGCAAACTGGATGCCGATGGCATAGAGGAGCAGGGCAGGAAGCTCGTGAGGCTCGCGTATGACCACGTTGATCCCGATGAGGAGGTCATTAGCATCAGCGAGGTGTTCGCGGTACCCGTGAGGTATAATGGCCGTTTCATGTCCAAGCCTCTAGTAGGGGAATTCGACTTGGTAATACGTGGTAAGGATGGCGCTCCGGTGGTGGTTGACTGGAAGACGAGTGCGACCCGTTGGGCCAAGAACCGGGCAGGAAAATCCCTGCAGGCCACGGCCTACTCCTATGCCTATAGCATGAAGCACGGGGAGAACGTTGGTGTCCGTTTTGACGTGGCCGTTAAAAATGTCCGACCTGTATTCGAACAGCACAGTACGATGAGAGGCACCGGAGATTGGAACCTGTTGTCGAAGCTGGTGGCTAAAGCGGATGCCATAGTGGAGCATGGATTGCATTACGCGAATCTGGATTCGTTTGGGTGCAGTGGATGCCCCTATGCCGGAGCGTGTGCGGAGTGGTGCAGGTCTGCGGAAGAACCGGCGGTCATGGCCGCGTAG
- a CDS encoding IS630 family transposase, with protein sequence MKLARAEWMAMQGQLDIARLVFIDEAGAKTNMTRLYGRSPKNERAYDHAPHGHWCTTTMISSIRFNGETACMAIDAATSGDVFRAYVEQVLAPTLRVGDIVVLDNLSAHKDKASLQLIEEAGAEVWFLPPYSPDLNPIEKMWSKVKQLLRGEKARSLESLFDAIGAALGCVSAADAQGWFASCGYSLN encoded by the coding sequence GTGAAACTCGCACGGGCTGAGTGGATGGCCATGCAAGGGCAACTTGACATTGCTCGGTTGGTCTTTATTGATGAGGCTGGAGCCAAGACCAATATGACTCGGCTGTACGGACGCTCGCCGAAAAATGAGCGGGCTTACGATCACGCCCCGCATGGCCATTGGTGTACCACCACCATGATCTCCTCCATTCGTTTCAACGGAGAAACAGCCTGCATGGCGATTGATGCCGCCACAAGCGGCGATGTATTCCGTGCCTATGTCGAACAGGTTCTAGCTCCGACTCTTCGAGTGGGCGATATCGTTGTGCTTGATAACCTCTCGGCTCATAAGGACAAGGCTTCGTTACAGTTGATCGAAGAAGCTGGGGCAGAGGTTTGGTTCCTTCCGCCCTACAGTCCTGATCTCAATCCCATCGAAAAGATGTGGAGCAAAGTAAAGCAATTGCTTCGCGGGGAAAAAGCGCGCTCCCTGGAATCTCTGTTTGATGCGATCGGCGCTGCCTTAGGGTGCGTTAGTGCGGCGGATGCTCAAGGTTGGTTTGCCTCATGCGGCTACAGTTTAAATTAA
- a CDS encoding IS630 transposase-related protein → MSTLSLDLRQRILATYDAGEGTRQDIADRYKVSLGMVKKLLSQRKRTGDIAPLHSHSGRKPYFTQEHRKQMKTLIDRQPDITLWEIREQLELDCTLPAIHYVLKDMGMSFKKNASRQRARARRRETRTG, encoded by the coding sequence ATGAGCACTCTATCACTGGATCTACGCCAGAGAATTCTGGCCACCTACGATGCCGGAGAAGGAACCCGGCAGGACATTGCTGACCGATACAAGGTATCGCTTGGTATGGTAAAGAAGCTCCTCTCGCAACGGAAGCGAACCGGCGATATCGCCCCGCTTCACAGCCATTCAGGAAGAAAACCCTACTTCACCCAAGAGCACCGGAAGCAGATGAAAACGCTGATTGATCGGCAACCTGATATCACGTTGTGGGAGATCCGAGAGCAACTGGAGCTCGATTGCACGCTGCCTGCCATTCACTATGTACTCAAGGACATGGGGATGAGCTTTAAAAAAAACGCTTCACGCCAGCGAGCAAGGGCGCGAAGACGTGAAACTCGCACGGGCTGA
- a CDS encoding DNA polymerase, with translation MIRLWRDDLLKLDRAPFAAGRSSLVIAYYAAAEMSCFLELGWPLPVNVVDLHVEFRCATNGVPVAHGNGLVGALIYFGLPVTGLDDKDEIRSLIIDNCIYTGDQRKRILEYCESDVSAAARLWEVLCDSLTDPYCRWRGEYTKSIAAMERRGIPVDVEKLDYISEHRSEIVTALITEAEQRLGCRFFIDDCFNTRLFTEWVRVRGIDWPRLESGALALNDGVFRDMAKVHPDVDVVRTLRRTLIQLRNNKLAVGPDGRNRCILSPFASVTGRNQPSSSKFIFGQSKWLRSVIRPEPGKALAYIDWDQQEFGIAAALSGDKAMMTAYDSGDPYLGFAKLVGAVSPSATRETHGAERDIYKTVVLGVQYSMGEAGLAARLACSRLEARNLLKQHRAAFSRFWQWQERVVNSAILTGRLRTVFDWQRAVPADANPRSLANFPMQGNGAEMMRMAAVLATEAGIGICAPVHDAFLIEADADSVDSDVACMQSCMTKASAAVLGGFKLRSDAEIVRYPDRFDFGGEWVWDVINRSLDPYQI, from the coding sequence GTGATACGTCTGTGGCGTGATGATCTCCTTAAACTTGACCGTGCTCCTTTTGCTGCTGGCCGCTCGTCGTTGGTCATCGCGTATTACGCGGCGGCCGAGATGTCATGCTTTTTGGAGCTGGGATGGCCGCTACCGGTCAATGTTGTCGATCTTCATGTCGAATTCCGCTGTGCCACTAACGGCGTACCAGTTGCTCATGGCAACGGCCTGGTCGGTGCCTTGATATATTTTGGTTTGCCGGTTACGGGCCTCGATGACAAAGACGAGATCCGCTCACTCATTATAGATAACTGTATCTACACCGGTGACCAGCGTAAACGTATACTCGAATACTGCGAGAGTGATGTTAGCGCAGCTGCCCGGCTTTGGGAGGTTTTGTGCGATAGCCTGACAGATCCGTACTGTCGGTGGCGCGGTGAATACACCAAGTCCATTGCGGCCATGGAGCGCCGGGGCATTCCCGTCGATGTCGAAAAACTGGATTACATTTCAGAACACCGTTCGGAAATCGTAACGGCGTTGATAACCGAGGCTGAACAGCGGTTGGGATGCCGCTTTTTTATTGATGACTGCTTCAATACCCGGTTGTTCACTGAGTGGGTTCGTGTAAGGGGCATCGACTGGCCGCGCCTGGAATCCGGTGCGCTGGCACTAAACGATGGTGTTTTCCGCGATATGGCTAAGGTTCACCCGGACGTCGATGTCGTACGCACATTGCGCCGTACCCTGATTCAACTGAGAAATAACAAACTCGCTGTAGGCCCCGATGGCCGTAACCGCTGCATACTCTCGCCATTCGCGTCGGTTACAGGTCGTAACCAACCATCGTCCTCAAAGTTTATCTTCGGGCAATCAAAGTGGCTGAGGTCTGTTATCCGTCCTGAACCCGGTAAGGCCCTGGCCTATATCGATTGGGATCAGCAGGAATTCGGCATTGCGGCGGCTCTGTCCGGGGATAAGGCGATGATGACGGCCTATGACAGTGGCGATCCCTATTTGGGTTTTGCCAAGCTTGTGGGAGCTGTGTCGCCGTCGGCAACTCGGGAGACGCATGGTGCTGAACGCGACATCTATAAGACCGTTGTTCTTGGTGTGCAGTACTCCATGGGCGAGGCCGGTTTGGCTGCGCGGTTGGCATGCAGTCGGCTCGAAGCCCGTAACTTGCTTAAACAGCACCGTGCGGCCTTTTCCCGGTTCTGGCAGTGGCAGGAGCGCGTTGTGAACTCGGCGATACTCACAGGGCGTTTGCGGACGGTATTTGACTGGCAGCGTGCGGTACCGGCCGATGCCAACCCCCGTTCCCTCGCCAATTTCCCCATGCAGGGTAACGGCGCGGAGATGATGAGGATGGCGGCGGTGCTGGCGACAGAGGCCGGTATCGGTATCTGTGCGCCCGTGCATGATGCATTCCTTATCGAGGCCGATGCCGATAGCGTTGATAGCGACGTGGCTTGTATGCAGTCGTGTATGACGAAGGCATCCGCCGCTGTACTCGGTGGATTCAAGCTGCGCAGCGACGCCGAGATCGTGCGGTACCCAGACCGATTTGATTTTGGTGGCGAGTGGGTGTGGGACGTCATCAACCGGAGCCTCGACCCCTATCAGATCTGA
- a CDS encoding SH2 domain-containing protein codes for MSKSKKNQSAATEAVKSEYRPLLLELEVDVYDLDHYVIRELDEGDEYTCTSLEQLRNTVEALTDHVIGNSDRICGSIALGDL; via the coding sequence ATGAGTAAGTCCAAGAAAAATCAGTCAGCAGCAACGGAAGCGGTCAAAAGTGAATATCGGCCTTTGCTGCTAGAATTAGAGGTCGATGTCTATGACCTAGATCATTATGTGATCCGGGAATTAGATGAAGGTGATGAGTACACGTGTACGAGCCTTGAGCAGCTTCGTAATACTGTGGAGGCCCTAACAGACCATGTTATAGGGAATTCTGACCGTATCTGCGGTTCAATAGCATTAGGAGATCTCTAA
- a CDS encoding helix-turn-helix transcriptional regulator — translation MKIEPKYLKTVSLAKMLNLSPRYIRQLVADGRLPYVRVGVRTILFDLEQVRSWIDEHRIGAA, via the coding sequence ATGAAAATAGAACCGAAGTACCTAAAAACGGTATCACTGGCAAAGATGCTGAACCTATCCCCCCGGTATATCCGGCAGCTTGTTGCAGATGGACGGCTGCCCTATGTGAGGGTTGGTGTCAGAACGATCCTTTTCGATCTCGAGCAAGTCAGAAGCTGGATTGATGAACATCGGATTGGAGCGGCGTAA
- a CDS encoding acetate uptake transporter, whose protein sequence is MTQKDPLANPAPLGLMGFGMTTVLLNIHNAGFFPDVGSMILGMGIFFGGIAQMIAGILEYKKGNTFGMTAFTSYGAFWLTLVAMMVMPKLGLATAPPAGFVGCYLFMWGLFTALMFVGTLKANKALQFIFASLTVLFFLLALEHWLPEHTAHTVGIVAGFEGIVCGASAIYLAMAEIINEAHGTVVLPIGEYQPRASRNPAAETMPGLSGSPAA, encoded by the coding sequence ATGACCCAAAAAGATCCGTTGGCGAATCCCGCCCCGCTTGGCCTCATGGGCTTCGGCATGACGACCGTCCTCCTCAACATTCACAACGCCGGGTTTTTCCCGGACGTCGGGAGCATGATCCTGGGGATGGGGATTTTCTTCGGCGGCATTGCCCAGATGATCGCGGGGATCCTTGAATATAAAAAAGGCAATACCTTTGGGATGACCGCGTTCACCTCCTACGGCGCGTTCTGGCTGACGCTCGTTGCGATGATGGTTATGCCGAAGCTGGGGCTCGCGACCGCGCCTCCAGCCGGTTTCGTTGGATGTTATCTTTTTATGTGGGGCCTGTTCACCGCGCTGATGTTCGTCGGGACGCTTAAGGCCAACAAGGCGCTCCAGTTTATCTTCGCGTCGCTGACGGTTTTGTTTTTCCTACTCGCGCTGGAGCATTGGCTTCCGGAACACACGGCGCACACGGTTGGAATCGTCGCCGGCTTCGAGGGTATCGTCTGCGGCGCGAGCGCAATCTATTTGGCCATGGCCGAGATCATCAACGAAGCCCACGGAACCGTTGTTCTGCCGATTGGCGAATACCAACCCCGCGCTTCCAGGAATCCCGCTGCCGAAACCATGCCAGGCCTGTCCGGCAGCCCGGCGGCATAG
- a CDS encoding EF-hand domain-containing protein, which produces MKKNLHERVVMSLSLSFALTCATLQASAAAPSNTFQDMDQDADERVSKDEFMAYGKNLKETAGKPFDEAAAGASFDKRDTDQDGYLSPAELAAKKPPQNKKMTLAEQKQKIEAAKKAKAEEEAKKKKEEEKKKEERKRLAEKKKDEKNKSNDDGDDD; this is translated from the coding sequence ATGAAGAAGAACCTCCATGAAAGGGTCGTCATGTCCCTTTCGCTTTCCTTCGCCCTGACCTGCGCAACCCTGCAAGCCTCAGCGGCCGCTCCGTCCAACACCTTCCAGGACATGGACCAGGATGCCGACGAACGCGTGTCGAAGGACGAGTTCATGGCCTACGGCAAAAACCTCAAGGAAACCGCCGGAAAACCGTTCGATGAAGCCGCCGCCGGTGCATCCTTCGATAAGCGAGATACCGATCAGGACGGATACTTGTCCCCGGCGGAACTCGCGGCCAAGAAACCGCCCCAGAACAAGAAAATGACGCTCGCCGAGCAAAAGCAAAAGATCGAGGCCGCGAAAAAAGCCAAGGCCGAGGAAGAGGCCAAGAAGAAAAAGGAGGAGGAGAAAAAGAAAGAAGAGCGCAAGCGCCTCGCCGAAAAGAAAAAGGACGAGAAAAACAAAAGCAACGATGACGGCGACGATGACTAG